The Sebastes umbrosus isolate fSebUmb1 chromosome 24, fSebUmb1.pri, whole genome shotgun sequence genome contains the following window.
tatcacaggccgATGAcctcgccagcctatcacaggccgGCGAcctcgccagcctatcacaggccgGTGAcctcgccagcctatcacaggctgGCCGCCCCGGTTCCTCACGTTCTTCCTGTCAAAGAGAACACAGCATTAATACTTGGAAGACTTGAGTATCGTATGGCGAGGACGTGTGTGTTCCGGGTTGGTTTATCTGAGCCATGGGTGATGCTTGAGCTGCTCCAGGGTCAGGCGCTGTTCGGGGTCTTCAGTCAGACACATTTGCAAGAAATCCTTGCAAtctggagagaaagaaggagaagaaagatgaaGGTGACGGCTACAGAGATCCATCAGTGAACTAAAATGAACAGATTAGTTTCTGTtgacatgtttgtgtatgtttttgttacctttggacatcCTCTCGTTGAACGTCATGCCATTTTCGAGGAACGCGAGGGTCTCAAAAAATGCGTTCCTGTGGAGCGTATGAAACAGGACCACTCCAACCTGCCACGCTGTGGTCGGGCCGGCACTGTAGCCTTGACCATTGTACCACTCCGGAGGGATGTAATTAAAGGTACCTAGAGTACACAGACATAATGATAAgacggtgaggaggaggaggaggaggatatttCTTTAAACGTAAAAGTCACGGATGGGTAAGTTAGTGAAGAGCAGGAGTAGAAGCTAGACATCTTACCGTAGTAGTCACGGTAATTGGCTCCTCTCTTCACGAAGCAGCTCAGTCCAAAGTCAATGAGGCGAACTTGCGGGACGTCCGAGCCGGTCTCGATCAAGATATTTTCCACCTTGATGTCCCGGTGAAAGATGCTCTTATCCTCAAGATCAATTAATGCATCAACCAGCTGTTTCAGGATGATctgagaaacaaaaagagagagatgaaggatCGTAGAGGAGGGTGCTTTGACATTTCTTCATGGCTGTTACTCAgcgggctacctccgggtctgagaagtgacgCCAACGTGGAAGTGTAATTACTTTGGTGAGGACAATGTACAATAATGACTAGAAATGATGGTCAAAATAATCCCCTCCTGTTCCTGTACAacgtttaaaacacacacaagatccTCCAGCAGCTTACCTTGGCCTCTTCCTCTTTTAAGGAGCCTCCCTCTGACCAGATGTACGTGAACAAGTCCATGCAGGGGACTGGTCTCTCCAGCACCAGGATCAGCTCCTGTTCCAGATCGTACCAGTCCAGTAGGGACACAGGTGCCGAGGAGGCCGCTGAGCCACTTGTATTGGCCGCCAGTTTCAACAAGATGGCGACCTCCACAGAGAGCGTATTCCCATGCTCGTCCTGAAACATCACaacaaagaggaggatgagTGAGAGAAGCTCCACAGAGAAGCAGGATTCATCCAGAATACATCCAATAAGAGAGTGCCGTGTTGAATACAGCACATCTTAACTCACCACGTGTTTGATGCACTGATTGTCGCTCGGGATGTATTTGATGGCAACCTACGAGACACAAACTTTGTCAGCACTTCCTGtccatactgtgtgtgtgtgtgtgtgtgtgtgtgtgtatgtgtgtgtgtgtgcgtgtgtgcgtgtgtgtgcaaacGTGTGTGTAATACTTACAGGCAAATGATCTGCTTTGCGATATCCAGCAAACACAGATCCACACCCTCCTTCGCCGAGCTTCTCTTGCTGTTGATATTTGTCCTCGAATGCagctaaaaagacaaacaaggTTTAGTTTTAATAGAGTTGTGAGGAACACTGACTACATGTTACTGAAGCTCTGGGGTGGATTCATACACAGAATGGCCTACGCTGCTATTTACAGGGACCCCATATTGAccagattattttaattatttaaaaaaaacaaaaaacttttcCCTTATTGGCccacaagaaacataaaaaaaatgaagagggACACATGTACCCAATCAGCTGACCTTATGAGCCTGGTCCGATGATGTGACCAGGTTCATGAGGCCAATTTGGTTTTCAAATAATACGTCACTACTGGACAGAATAgtgacaaaatgtcaaaaagaaaatatgatcacggagcacaaaaacaaacagcacaagTTCTGAAAGAACACCGTGACCAGAATCTACTAAAGAAAACCCCTAAATTGACGAGTTATGACGAGGTTTAGATTAAAGGCTGTCTCAATGAGGTTGTATACGCCAGTGTTCCCCCACTGTGTACGTGTGGGCCGTGAAATATAACTAGCACGCTTTTATACATGACActaaatgacttttttctggtaacattaaagcatgatgAGTAAGGTTGGGGGGGGGGCATACAAAGAGTAGCCCAGGGGCCCCTGAACACTTTAATCCGCCTCTGCTTAAGCTCTAATATGAATTTTACACTTAACATAAAGCCAAACCTGACATGTATCACTCACCTCTTTGCACACGTACGGGCAAATTGTGTGCGGTGTTCAGTTTGCCGTCCTCGGACTCTGTCAGGTCTGGtctctgcttcttctttctcttaCCGCCTCTCTTACCGCCTCTCTTACCGCGTCTCTTACCGCGTCTCTTACCGCCTCTCTTGCTCTCATCTTCCGCAGATGAGATACGGTTTTCTAcagatgagaaaagaaaaacagagggaCATCAGCTTGTTGACAGTCACaggacctaacgtggacaataagtcctccaaactaaatgacaACACAGACCGTCATTCAGTGACTTCCAATATGACACATTGGAGTCTTTTCTGCCCTGCTGCCTCtcagttaaaggaatagctcgtcatttcttttcacactttgctattgtatatagtatgatattattattctatgttcatattttatattttctaaactagttgtagtagtctgtcatatttatagtgtattctatctatctatctatctatctatctatccatctcatTTTCTATTCTTAATCttagtacttatatttctttacatatactgtatattgtgtttatattatatattatattgtagcattatgtacataatttacaagttacatactcctttatttctattttctcacATTCCTTATGTTCatacaagagcaactgtaacgccccaacgtccccccggggatcaataaactatttctgattctgattctgaagcTGGAGTTGAGCTGTGGCTACTCTAACTTAGCCTAACTTAGCCTAACTTAGTCTATCTTAGCCTAACTTAGTCTAACTTAGCCTAATTTAGCCTTACTTAGTCTAACTTACTCTAACTTAGCCTAACTTAGTCTAACTTAGCCTAACTTAGCCTAACTTAGTCTAACTTAGTCTAACTTAGCctaatttagcctaacttagcCTAACGTAGCataatttagcctaacttagcCTAACTTAGTCTAACTTAGTCTAACTTAGCctaatttagcctaacttagcCTAACGTAGCataatttagcctaacttagtCTAACTTAGTCTAACTTAGCctaatttagcctaacttagtCTAACTTAGTCTAACTTAGCATAATTTAGCctaatttagcctaacttagcctaacttagcctaatttagcctaacttagcATAATTTAGCCTAATTTAGCCTAACGTAGCCTAATGTATCCTAACTTAGCCTAACTTAGCctaacttagcataaagactcgTGAGGCtgggggaaacagttagcctggctctgtccaaagtaaaataaaatacacccTCCAATTCAAACTActatttctctctgtcctctggtggTATCTATCCATGCAGATATACTCTATCTGTCTTCATCCTAATACAATGGAGtggaatgcagtttagtttgtggtgctcacagcattGAAGCAGTTAACGGCAACATCTATTTCCAAACACAGGGTCCTTGTTACTCTGGACAATCCACGAGCCTCACTGTGAACACGTTCTATTGGAACAACCTTCTACCAAAGAAATAGAAACTATGGTGTGTTCAGTGGATCATCTATTCCATCCAGGACAATATTGTTGGAAAGAGatgttgcttttaaattttCACGTCATTTGTCGATGCTGTGAGCACCAAAATAGAATACCGTTTACCTCTGTTGCACTGGGGTGAATGCAAAAATCTCATAGACAGATATTTAAAAACCTGGAGGGTTAAAGTCCCAAACTATCTGCATAAATAGATACCACTAGAGGGAAGtgaggatttgtttttctttgtaatttaggTGAACTGATGTCTATTTAGATCAAGATACCAAAAACCCTGTTGATGGGTATTTCTGTGAAAGATCTGAGTACAACTTCCACCTGGTGTTCAGTAGATGATGATGGTATACACTCCCAACAGCAGTTTCACATGATCAGCTTACCTCTGTGAACGTCCACTGAAGAGGACGGTCCTGCTTCGTCTTCTCTGGCTGTCCTCTTCAATAGTCTCACACAGACATCGTCCTTAGAGCTGTCTGGGTGTTCACCTTCAGAGACCCTTGTCCTGTGCTGCCAGACGGTCTTTATGTCAGGACATGCCTTCCTTTTAGGCCTCCTAGTCGTCCTAGTCCTATCCATTGCAGGCGCTGAACTTGGTTCTGATGTGCTAGGGAGCTCTACGAATTAGAAAAACACAGTGGaacaaattgtaatttttaaaatgtatttcctgGTATTAACTCTGAATTAGTGCTTACACTTAACATAAAGCCAAACCCGACATGTATCACTATCTACTGACCAAATCGCACGTGTGCGGGCACATTTTGTGGGGTGCTCAGTTTGTCGTCTCTGGTCTCCGTCAGGTCCAGGTCTGgcttcctcttctcttcatcGTCGGTAAGCTTTCTCTTACCGACTCTCTTGCTCTCATCCTCCACAGATGAGATGAGGTTTTctacagatgagaaaaaaacagagggACATCAGCTTGTTGACAGTCACaagacctaacgtggacaataagtcctccaaactaaatgacaAAACAGACCGTCATTCTGTGACTTCCAAAATGACAAATTTGAGTTGTTTCTGCTCTGCTTTCTcttagttaaaggtcccatatcatgctcattttcaggttcatacttgtattttgtgtttctaatagaacatgtctacatgctgtaatgttcaagaaacacattattttcctcgtactgtcagactgaatatacctgtaattactttctgtctgaaacgctccgttttagtacatttcaatggaattgcaaaggaaatgcgttgctaagcaacagttttggtccatgtttacttcctgtcagctgatgtcattcacatacactgcaacaggaaataaactgggatacatttataatgtttaagtttaaatctttgaaatggtctaaatattgtagatttgtgacatcacaaatggacagaaatcctgacggcttgtttcaaacgcacaatttctgaatacgggctgtgtgtatttctccctatattgagcgttttgataagagtatttatatatcacttaaacctgctttataatgtaaaagacctgaaaatctcactttctacaatatgggacctttaaagtaataGCTCATCATTTCTTTTCCCACTTTGCTATTGTTTATAGTATgatattgttattctatgttcatattttatattttctaagctagttgtagtagtctggcatatttatagtgtattctaacaTATTcattatatctatctatctatctatctgtctgtctgtctatctgtctatctatctatctatctatctatctgtccatctatctatctatctatctatatatcaacTTCCACCTCTGTGTGAACCTGGTGTTCAGTAGATAATGATCCCAACAGAAGATTCACATGATCAGCTTACCTCTGTGAACGTCCACTGAAGAGGACGGTCCTGCTTCGTCTTCTCTGGCTGTCCTCTTCAATAGTCTCACAAGCTCATCGTGCAGAGAGGTGTCTGGGTGTTCACCTTCAGAGACCCTTGTCCTGTGCTGCCAGTCAGTCTTTGTGTAAGGACAAGTCCTTCTTTTAAGCCTCCTAGTCGTCCTAGTCCTATCCATTGCAGGCGTTGAACTTGGTTCTGACGTGCTAGGGAGCTCTACGAATTAGAAAAACACAGTGGAACAAAttgaaattgtaattttaaaaaatgtatttcaaggTATTAACTCTGAATTAGTGCTTACACTTAACATAAAGCCAAACTCGACATGTATCACTATCTACTGACCTCTTTGCACATGTGCGGGCACATTTTGTGCGGTGTTCAGTTTGTTGTCCTTCGTCTCTGTCAGTCGTCTGTCGTCCTCTGCAGATGAGATGAGGTTTTctacagatgagaaaaaaaacagaggaacatCAGCTTGTTGACAGTCACAGGACCTAACATGGACAATaagtcctccaaactaaatgacaACACAGACCGTCATTCTGTGACTTCCAATATGACAAATATGAGTcttttctgctctgctgcatctcagttaaaggtcccatatagtaaaaaagtgagatttttaggtcttttatattataaagcaggtttaagtgctatataaatactgttaaactatcaaaacgctcaatatacaggcatattcaggcagacagtatgagaaaaataaagtttttttttaacattacagcatgtaaacatggtctattagaaacacaaaatacaagtatgaacctgaaaatgagccgttatgggacctttaaaggaatagctcatttcttttcacactttgctattgtttatagtatgatattgttattctatgttcatattttatattttctaagctagttgtagtagtctggcatatttatagtgtattctatctatctatctatctatctatatatcaacTTCCACCTCTGTGTGAACCTGGTGTTCAGTAGATGATGATGGTATACACTCCCAACAGCAGTTTCACATGATCAGCTTACCTCTGTGAACGTCCACTGAAGAGGACAGTCCTGCTTCGTCTTCTCTGGCTGTCCTCTTCAATAGTCTCACAAGGGCATCGTGCAGAGAGGTGTCTGGGTATTCATCTTCTGAGACCTTTGTCCTGTGCTGCCAGTCAGTCTTTGTGTAAGGACAGGTCCTCCTTTGAAGCCTCCTAGTCTTCCTAGTCCTATTCATTGCAGGCGCTGAACTCATTTCTGACGGAGCTCTACGAATCAGAAAAACACAGCGGAACAAatggaaattgtatttttttttaagtatttccaGGTATTAAGTCTGAATTAGTGCTTACTCCTAAATAATTCATATTAACGTGAGTGACTGGATTTTTCACTTACCTCAACTTGTTCCAAGAgctggagaagagagagagttagTGTCCTCTGCTGAGGCTGTCAATGATAAAGTTTCTAAGACGTTTCTAACAGCACAACTCTCAGAGCAACAAgatgtgtctgagtgtgtctAAATGTGTCACTGTGTCTGTGTCCTGAGCTTCTAAGGAGTGTTGGAATGTTGTCATTATGATGTTATAAGGGCATCACAGCCAAGTTCTTTCcgaaatatgcaaatgagtgtgTTTAGAATAagttgtgtatgtgtatatatctgaattacgttgctaggcaacagtttgggtccatgtttacttgtcagctgatgttattaacatccactgaaacaggaaataaggatttttaatactttaattaaatttaaacccaattaattcatcttttctttaGACCACAGAGAATCaacatactgtttttttaactgcattttgagttaaaaaaaatatatgacaaaaaagtcaaagtgtattatgtcatgaaaaactcaaaaaaaagtcatagtatgtagtATCATGGTATGTCATaacaaatgtcatgaaaaagtcatagtatagtataccataAAAGGTCATGGACAGACTGCTTATGCCTGGAGACAGGAGTACAATAGATTAACTTTATGGTCAGAGACGAGCTCTATCAATGAGAGGGAGTTTATATTCAGGCCCAGAGTAAAGACGAGGTCAAGGGCGTGTTCTCGGTTATGAGTTGAACCAGAGACGTGCTGCACCAGGTTGAAAGAATCAGTAATGTTTAGGAATTCAGTGGCATAATGGTTTGATGGGTCATCAACATGGATATTAAAATCCCCTACAATGGTTTAAGGCATAGGCCTTATAGGCGGTTGCCTAGGGTaccaccttctggggggtgCTGGTCAcactctaaaaaataaaataaagaaagaaagaaatacactttttaccCCTGTGACTCTCGTTAGAGGGAAACTGACTTTTAAACCACTTTTAAACCAACAATtccagggaccaattgttttatttatattatagtaaATACAGCTATTTATGACAAAGCCAttgtgatgtgtgttgcggtttccAAATCTGCAGGCACAGCggaacattttacaaaggaagagtaaactatattagacaaatatgaagaagttattGTAGCGGTGCACAGAATGATGTCCCACAGGCTCAGTCTGGTGCTACACATTTATTTAGGATGttctgcaaaatgtaaaataatgcttTAGGTTGACATCGCTACACAGTGCATTCTACTTCTAACTAGTACACAGAGATTCTCATTATCTCACGTATTCACAAGAACAGTAACAAAATGCCAGAAATGCACAAAATCAAAGATTACACCATCTCTAACTCTTTAGAGTGTCATATATCGaaataattcctgtttaaataaCCTTAGCTCAGCAGCATAACaccatatttcttatatttcttaataaacagtaaacaacaacataaacagtAATCATAGCAGCGGGAGGGCTCCCTCACATGAGGGCTCATTGTCAAAGCTCCCAGCGCTGCGCGCTACTACTAATGTTACCATGGCGACTGTAACCCTCGTATTAGCTGCTAGCTAACTGGCTAAATTGAAGCAGCAAAACAGACGCTAACACACGCTAAACATTCACTGAACTGAACACAGTGTCACCGAAGTACAGTGTAAACATTACCCTAACACAGAATTGCTAACTAACATCACCAGCTTAcctgcaaaatgtaaaataatgcttTAGGTTGACATCGCTACACAGTTTATTTTACTTCTAACTAGTACACAGAGATTCTCATTATCTCACGTATTCACGCGAGACTTCCCTGTGACGCTCCCTTCACATACACGGGCTGTATTCGAaactgcatactatactagtagtacgtactgatttggccaaaatgtagtatgtagtatgcagtatgcgaacaaaagcaaaatctacagtatgccaaaaatacccggatgacgtactgatttggaaaaattctccagtatgcatcagaccagtctatctcgcctactgtatcccacaatgcaaagcgccggAACAGCACAGGCTACGGgtacaaaaacagcagccaaaagctgctcgttttttacgttttttgtagccatttcaacactaaattcacttctgaaagtttttgaggcgagaaatcaactgtgtagattattagtatcggcagttttacgaagttagatggcgaatcgaacatttgttccaccgttgtcggagtttagaagctccacagaaTACCGTGACAGCCAGTGAGCGCCTGCCCGGGTCGCTGCCAGCAagccgggtagtcacgctcagagaccgctatgagctgctggagctcactccagtctcgtagacaagaggcttttatttccttgttgacggatagtttgattaaatatcacaacacagatgtccattataaattaacaggaacctgtgtttatttgcCTTTTTTCGAGTGAAAAAGttccacaatcgcccgcgggcgtagctcgctggagagccggccagtgacgctcacagagcggctgcagagtggcgagggaaagagcagcttctgacggggcagagagattccTGATGAGACATGACACTTTAACatttctctaatatctggagggagatcagtccttTTGCTgcaactgaaaaagcagtttgagtaaagtaaatgttgtggatgaatgttttatatttcccatctctcctcgttgatgatcctgtttgtcggaCTTCTTTATGAGCTgtcagaataaatagtttaaacctgcagtatcttataaagtaaacaagcataacataaacaacaaaatcaaagttgtattttttgataatattgtaatagtggtacaagtttgtttttttgtcctgtgctttaagagctggttttaAGGCTTAAGcctcgtctagcatactgctaaatacatcactttaactgtcacatactgcatactactgaggaacgcagtatgcagtatgtactgtatactgcatactgcgctcctcagtagtatgcagtatgcggtttcgaatacagcctaaTTAACCCCTACGTTATGTTACCCACAGTGCACCTGCaggtactacaaaataaaagccttagaAACTCCTCccttatgttacccacttgttATCTTGTTAGTTAATGTTGCCGTTGCTTCGCAGTGGAGTTCTCACGGCTTTAACCACTTGAACATCAagcatattatatatgtattacagATTATATCTTGTGTACAGGACTTCACGAGTTGTAAATGTGGCCCGGGCCCAACAGCCAATGGCAAGGCCGCAACTTAAAGTACCAGTTAGATTTTTACAATTAATGTTTTTTGCTTAGAGCCGACAACGCCACCTAGGAAATACTTGGAGCCTAGGACTCTGATAAATTCAGGTTCTTTTACCTCAGGTGAGCAGAGTTAAAAACACAGGCAGAagtttaaatcaaattaaaaccagatttattgcaattaaaataGCATGGGTctaaaaatgaatgattaatctaaaagctaaaaggaataaaatgttactaGCAACAAGGTTAAAAACTCTATAAAAAGTCCAGTCCAATTTAGTCCAATCCGGCTCTTTAATCCAGTTCAGTCCAATCTAGTCCAATCCAATCCAGCGATCCTCCTCGTGTCCGCGTCTTAGCTCCTCCCGTACTCCAACAGCCGTCTGCCCGTCTCGGCCGTCTCTCCAGCACCGTCCgaaactgtgaaataacaaGAGACCAGGACCAGTAGTGTGTTCTCCACTACTTTGCTATCACAACTCCAGATAAAAGCTATCCTGGTCTGTTTTCAGTGTGTCCGCCACGTAAATGTACCAAAAGGGTACTTACGTTTTTTTGAGTGAATCTGCGTTGGCGGACAAGGTCTGCTGCATGTAGTCTCACAGGACTCTCAGGTCACTGGTCTGCTGCATGTAGTCTCACAGGACTCTCAGGTCACTGGTCTGCTGCATGTAGTCTCACAGGACTCTCAGGTCACTGGTCTGCTGCATGTAGTCTCACAGGACTCTCAGGTCGCTGGTCTGCTGCATGTAGTCTCACAGGACTCTCAGGTCGCTGGTCTGCTGCATGTAGTCTCACAGGACTCTCAGGTCACTGGTCTGCTGCATGTAGTCTCACAGGACTCTCAGGTCACTGGTCTGCTGCATGTAGTCTCACAGGACTCTCAGGTCACTGGTCTGCTGCATGTAGTCTCACAGGACTCTCAGGTCACTGGTCTGCTGCATGTAGTCTCACAGGACTCTCAGGTCACTGGTCTGCTGCATGTAGTCTCACAGGACTCTCAGGTCACTGGTCTGCTGCATGTAGTCTCACAGGACTCTCAGGTCGCTGGGCTGGTAGGTAGTAGCAGGAGGGCTTTTCTGCTGCACTGCTGTCTCTGGACTGTTTCTGACTGAAGATCTTCTCTTCTGCTGTGAGCCGTTCTCTCCTTTTGTGTCCTCTCCACCTGTGCTGCATCCTGCTAATTGCAGGCTCTCCGCCACACCTGCCGCTCCTCTCCTAATCAGTCTTTGATTGGGGGTGTGGCTGTCCATGGGTCTCATTCCAGTTCATGACTTCtaaaaaacacttcaatttacGTACTAAAAGCAATCAAAACAACCAACATGCAgggataaaacacacaatagaataaaaaccataaaacatgcaaaatagaataaaatcaaccataaaacatgcaaaatacaataaaaacaaccataaaacataaatcatgcATAAGTCATTTTTGACCCTGTCACATAAACAccagctcacgagtttcattgtAATTCTCCCTACACACTACCACTCCGTTTGCGCCCtcgcgtggagggtccgccattttaagtcatattatagtatgtcgaaaaaatataatagtatattatgtcgaaaaaaagtcatagtgtgtcggaaaatttaaaaaaagttatagtatagtaaattGTGTTAGCTCACCTGGAAGAACAGATTCCCCGAATACTCAGGTTGAGTCCTCATTGCagcaggttcgaatccgacctgtggccTCTTTTCTGTAtatcgtcctctctctctctccctttcactAACTCAtgaagacaaaaagacaaaaatcgttaagaaaaaaaaaaaaaaaaaagtcacagtatagtatgtttaaaaaataaaaaaatcatagtataatatgtcaaaaacagtcatagtatagtatgatgaaaaaataaaaataaattcctattatggtatggtatgttgtgttagctcacctggtagagcaggcgTCCCATGTACCAAGGATGAGTCCTTACCACAGTGAGATTGAATCCAACCAGTGGCTccttttatagtatgtcggaaaaaattaaataaagtcctagtatatatagtattttgaaaaaaagtcatagtatagtatgttgaaaaatgtcacttAATAGAAATCTCTGTAGgctattatgtattatttatatttgaaacAATCATGCATACTtaacagtgttttcttctccctgacgcttggccattgttccaTTAGCTCTTTATTCACTCTTTACTTTATTAGCATCAATGTGTGCACAGGTAATGTTCAGATGTTGTGATATGGTTTGCTAGAGG
Protein-coding sequences here:
- the LOC119483787 gene encoding calcium-dependent protein kinase 22-like isoform X1, with protein sequence MSSAPAMNRTRKTRRLQRRTCPYTKTDWQHRTKVSEDEYPDTSLHDALVRLLKRTAREDEAGLSSSVDVHRENLISSAEDDRRLTETKDNKLNTAQNVPAHVQRELPSTSEPSSTPAMDRTRTTRRLKRRTCPYTKTDWQHRTRVSEGEHPDTSLHDELVRLLKRTAREDEAGPSSSVDVHRENLISSVEDESKRVGKRKLTDDEEKRKPDLDLTETRDDKLSTPQNVPAHVRFELPSTSEPSSAPAMDRTRTTRRPKRKACPDIKTVWQHRTRVSEGEHPDSSKDDVCVRLLKRTAREDEAGPSSSVDVHRENRISSAEDESKRGGKRRGKRRGKRGGKRGGKRKKKQRPDLTESEDGKLNTAHNLPVRVQRAAFEDKYQQQEKLGEGGCGSVFAGYRKADHLPVAIKYIPSDNQCIKHVDEHGNTLSVEVAILLKLAANTSGSAASSAPVSLLDWYDLEQELILVLERPVPCMDLFTYIWSEGGSLKEEEAKIILKQLVDALIDLEDKSIFHRDIKVENILIETGSDVPQVRLIDFGLSCFVKRGANYRDYYGTFNYIPPEWYNGQGYSAGPTTAWQVGVVLFHTLHRNAFFETLAFLENGMTFNERMSKDCKDFLQMCLTEDPEQRLTLEQLKHHPWLR
- the LOC119483787 gene encoding serine/threonine-protein kinase DCLK3-like isoform X2 — translated: MSSAPAMNRTRKTRRLQRRTCPYTKTDWQHRTKVSEDEYPDTSLHDALVRLLKRTAREDEAGLSSSVDVHRENLISSAEDDRRLTETKDNKLNTAQNVPAHVQRELPSTSEPSSTPAMDRTRTTRRLKRRTCPYTKTDWQHRTRVSEGEHPDTSLHDELVRLLKRTAREDEAGPSSSVDVHRENLISSVEDESKRVGKRKLTDDEEKRKPDLDLTETRDDKLSTPQNVPAHVRFELPSTSEPSSAPAMDRTRTTRRPKRKACPDIKTVWQHRTRVSEGEHPDSSKDDVCVRLLKRTAREDEAGPSSSVDVHRENRISSAEDESKRGGKRKKKQRPDLTESEDGKLNTAHNLPVRVQRAAFEDKYQQQEKLGEGGCGSVFAGYRKADHLPVAIKYIPSDNQCIKHVDEHGNTLSVEVAILLKLAANTSGSAASSAPVSLLDWYDLEQELILVLERPVPCMDLFTYIWSEGGSLKEEEAKIILKQLVDALIDLEDKSIFHRDIKVENILIETGSDVPQVRLIDFGLSCFVKRGANYRDYYGTFNYIPPEWYNGQGYSAGPTTAWQVGVVLFHTLHRNAFFETLAFLENGMTFNERMSKDCKDFLQMCLTEDPEQRLTLEQLKHHPWLR
- the LOC119483787 gene encoding serine/threonine-protein kinase pim-2-like isoform X3, giving the protein MSSAPAMNRTRKTRRLQRRTCPYTKTDWQHRTKVSEDEYPDTSLHDALVRLLKRTAREDEAGLSSSVDVHRENLISSAEDDRRLTETKDNKLNTAQNVPAHVQRELPSTSEPSSTPAMDRTRTTRRLKRRTCPYTKTDWQHRTRVSEGEHPDTSLHDELVRLLKRTAREDEAGPSSSVDVHRENLISSVEDESKRVGKRGGKRGGKRKKKQRPDLTESEDGKLNTAHNLPVRVQRAAFEDKYQQQEKLGEGGCGSVFAGYRKADHLPVAIKYIPSDNQCIKHVDEHGNTLSVEVAILLKLAANTSGSAASSAPVSLLDWYDLEQELILVLERPVPCMDLFTYIWSEGGSLKEEEAKIILKQLVDALIDLEDKSIFHRDIKVENILIETGSDVPQVRLIDFGLSCFVKRGANYRDYYGTFNYIPPEWYNGQGYSAGPTTAWQVGVVLFHTLHRNAFFETLAFLENGMTFNERMSKDCKDFLQMCLTEDPEQRLTLEQLKHHPWLR